DNA sequence from the Cercospora beticola chromosome 8, complete sequence genome:
CAGCCAGTGGCGGTCTCATCGATGATCTCTCGGATGGACTGCGCGATTTCCTCCCGGCGTTCGATGACATCTTGCAGGACTCGAGCACCGAGAACATGGCGGAGGGTGGTTTGCGTTCGCTCGACAAGGGCGGTACGCAAGTTGGAGATTCCGAAGGCGGCTTTGTGTGGGCTGGTGATTCTGTAGTAGATGACGGAAGTGAGGGTGAGGTTGACATTGTCCTTGGTCATGCAGACCTGCTTTGGTACCTGTTCGACATTAGCATCATTGTCCAAAATCTCGAAGCGGTCGGTTGAACCAACGCATTGACTGCGTTGGCCACAAAGGAAGTGTCCAGACGAGACATACCTCCACAATCTGTATCTTGACATCCACCTGGATCAAACTCTCCGACAGTGGGTTGATCTTGACAAGACCTGGATCCACTGCTCTTGCGAATCGGCCGAACTTGGTGACCAAGCCAACGTTTCCTTGCGCGACTGGCTTGTATGGGTTGGGGCAAACTATGCAGCATGGGATCGCACCGAGTGTACCGACGAGGGAACCAAGTGTGTTGACCATGCTGCCGTACCAGCCGTGTTGCGAAGCATCTTCGGTATCTGGCTTGATGACTTGGGCGTACGAAGGCTGCAGGTCTTCTCGTCGAGGTGGCTGAACCTACTCAGACTGTTAGTGTCTACGGATCCAATCGCGAAGTGGTATGCCGCTGTCGCATGGTGCGGATTGATCGCAGTATTGCTTGCGCAAACATATCGCTTACCTTGACAAGCGGATCTGGAGCCTGGCGAGAGCTGCCGTTGCTGCCGTTGATAGGCGCCTTGCTGTTGATGTCCGAATCGCCGTTCATGTTGatggttgttgttgccgtGAAGTCACTGAAGCTATCGGATAGCGAATAGTGTATCCCGGGATATTCTTTGCGCTTCGATTTATGCTCGTTCTGCGATCACAAATCTGTGGGGCGACTGATGTGAACTAGCACAAAGAGCGGACGCGTCACGGTATTATATACAGGCGTCAGGACGGCAAGAGAAAGAACACAAGACCTTGGGACAACCGCAGCTGCTTCATCGCCTCTTCCTTCGCTCACATGTCCGACTGGCGCTAAGCCTAATTGGAAGCTCATTCACCAGCTAAGCTTTTGGCATCCTAGCGCCATGATGACGGCCACGATGCGGAGCTAGAGCGCACCACCCACGGAGATGCATCCACCACACCACTCACGCCGAACCTCTGCACCCATTGACTGACTTGGCGGCATGCAATGAAATCATCCTCGTCTTGTGCGGCTGCAGCGACTACCTGGACCTCGCCAAGTACAGATTTCGAACGTTGTTATGCTGCTATGCGGCGCGGAGAAGACTGGAATGCAGCCTGGCGCAGCAGAGCAACCAACTCAATTGCAAGCGCCGGACTGGATACTGACAACTCACGTCCTTCTATTCGTGTCTGCAGATGTGCGCTCGAACTCTGAGAGACATTCTACCGCGGAACTGCTGCAGGCAGACAAAGCGCAGTCATGGGATCTCCCTTTGTACGGATATCGGCATTGTCTGCCCATCTTCTCGGCCCGGTTGGCGCCCAGGATCACGAACTGGCATCGAGATGACACACTTTCGCTGCTCGCGCCTCAGGCATCGAAATCCTTCGACGTTCACTTCATTTGTTCTACGGCGCGACTGTGCCGATTGCGAGGCGCAGCTGATCCTGCAGACATCACACGTGCGCTCTTCTGCAAGGCTCATCGTGAAGCTTTTCGCTTCCGCAACGAACGATCATTCGTTGTCGCCACGCGGAGCTATTTGCAGCCACAGTTCACGAGTGAGGCACTTCAGTCATTCGCTCGTTCAGAGATAAAACCAGTGCCGAGAGGCCGCTCAATGGTCACGATCTACAGATACCTAACTCGCTACGCCTTCTACGTGTCTTCTAGCGTATGCTGTAGCATGAAGATCCTGGCTTCGTGGCGTTGGACTGCGGTTGTCAAACGTGAGGCCTACTGCCCAGAACCGCCTTGCTGCAGGAGCCCGACTTGGTCTGGAGTCAAGTGACTGCTATCAACATGATCTTAGGGGCTCACGACTTCCCTGCAGGACCAGACCCGGAGAGTTGCACAACATCGGGGCGTTGTGTTGTTGAGGGCGGTCATCGTTCAGTCGCATACAGCGCTGATCAGAGGATGGGAAAAAGGTGCTCAGATTATGTGCTCTCTTGTGCTCTATGCCCATGACTGTACATGTATTTTTCGTAAGTCACGCCCGTTGGCGTTATTGCTTGCTCACCCTCTCGTCGCCAGAGACATCACCCTCGGCCTTCTCTGGATCAgactcgtcctcatcgaaaGTGTCATTTCGCAGACGAGCCTGCTTCTGCGCCACCCTTCGGAAGTACACACGCTTGCAGAACTTCCACAACTCGATGCCAAGGAAGAACAGCAATGCCGAAATGAACACCACTCCCCATTCCCAAGTAATACCAACGTGCTTGAAGACCACAGTGTTGATCACTGGGATGTACAGCGTCGGGAAGATCGTGACGAAGCCGATCAAAATAGCCCAGAACAGGAACTTGTTGCGTCGGACATCATACCACCTGTTCGTTCAAGTCAGCAAATGTTTTCAACCCCAGCTATCACCTGTGCAAGCATACCATTGTGTAAAGTACTTCTTACTCCCCGGCTGCATCCTAAAGAAACTGCGTCGCATATCGACCAGCTCCCAAGCCAAAAACAACGCAAACCAAGTCAAACATGCAAAACACGTAGCTCGTCCACGATAAACAGTATCGCATCGCTCGGAGTACGCATCATTGCAATTCTCGCCAAGGTCGCCGTCACCGAAGCCAAACACAACCAAGCTGAAAGCTCCAAGACACAGAGTAGCGACCCAGAGCCCGTAAACCAGCATATCGACCATAATCTCAAGCGTGAAAACTCCACGCTTCAGCGACTGTGGCGGACGTCTCATAATTCCAGGGACAGCGCGCTCGAATCCCAGACCCATGTCCGGCATACCGGAAGTGATCATGATGACCCAGATGATTTCGACTGGTGCCAATGGGAAGACGGATAGTCCACGGGAGTCCTTGAAAGCCAGACCGATGAGGAGAGTGCAAGCTTGAGCGATGTTCTCAGCTAAAAGATGGAGGATGAACTTTTGGATATTATCGAACATtcttcggccttcttcgacgGCGTTGACGATGGAGGCGAAGTTGTCGTCGGTGAGAACGATGTCGGATGCGTCTTTGGCCACGTCGGAACCTGCTTGGCCCATGGCGATTCCGACGTCTGCGCGTTTGAGGGAGGGGGAGTCGTTGACGCCGTCACCGGTCTGGGAATTATTGTTAGTAAGGTGGGAATAGCTCTCCATTGATCTCGTAGACTCACCATAGCAGCAAACTTCTTCCGTCTGTGTAGAGCTTCAATCATGCGGACCTTCGTGCTCGGCGCGCATCTCGCCACAACCAGAGGCAGCTGCGGCAATGCATCAATCTCTTCCTCGGACAATTTATCAAACGCGCTTGCAGTCATGACAAGAGACTGAGCCACATCCTTCGGTAGGTTATCCATACGCTTCTTCGATGGCAAAATCCCGACTTCAATGGCAATAGCTCTCGCCGTCTCAGGATGGTCTCCAGTCAACATGTGCACCTCAATACCAGCTCCCCGACACTCTCTCACAGCACCAGCGGATTCCGCTCGAGGAGGGTCGTAAATACCTACAAGACCACGGAAAGTAAGTCCAATTTCGATTTTGTTCCGATCGATTTCCTGGTCGTAATCCAGATCCTCGGGAGCAGCTCGACTGGCCAAAGCCAGGACTCGCAAACCATACGTAGCGAACTCCTCCATCTTGTCCAGAACACCTTGACGATGTTCATCAGTCATTTCAGTAGCGTCGCCTTCATTAGTCTGATGGAAGTGCGAACAGTGCTGCAAGATCCTTTCCACTGCACCTTTGGTGAAGACGTGCTTCTTCTGTGTCTTGTTATCCGCGAGGATGACAGACATTTTCTTGACATCAGAGTCGAAAGGGAATTCTAGCAAAGACTTCCATTGAGCAGAATCACCCGTGGTCATCTTCGTCCTATTCCAGCCGAAACGCGAAGCGAATACGTTGATGGCGATTTCTGTAGGGTCTCCTCTCGCATGCCACTTATCGTCATCTTTGCTTTTGGTGACGTGGGACAAGTTCGCCAATGCAGCGACATCGAGGAATTTTTCGAGATGAGGGGATTTTCCGACCAGTTCAGAGGGTTCTGAAGTACTCTTTTCCGGGTCGGAGCCGTCGCTGGAATCCGCGAGAGTTACTTTGCCGACTTCGGGATTGAATGGTTCGCCGGATTCTTCGACAGAGTAGACACCAGATGCGGGAATGTAGACTTTCTTGGTGATCATTTTGCCTTGGGTCAGAGTTCCTGTAGACGTGTCAGTCTGTGGCTACAATGTACTTGGGACTTTGACATACCAGTCTTGTCAGAGCAAATATCAGTGACCGCACCAAGTGCCTCCAGAGACTTGAGATTGCGAACAATGACGTGCCTCTCGACCATTCGCTTGGTTCCGGCAGCCATTGTAATCGTCAAGACCACGACAAGTGAGGCTGGAATCATACTCAAACCAGTGGCGACAGCGTAGATGATGACCTCTTGCTCGCTAGAGAAGTCGTTGGCTGCAAGGACAATGATCGCACATACAACAGCAATCCAGAAGAGGAGCACCGCGAGACGCGACAACTTCTTCTGGAGAGGAGTTCCTACATTGACGCCGAGGAAGCGGCCAATGGCGTCGGTCGTAGTCAGACTCCAAGCTTGCGCATATCTATGCGGTCCAGCTTTTCCTTTATCATTTCGCTTGACGGGTCGAACCTGTGGCGGCATTAGTGAGCAAGTAAGGCAAATTCTGCAGAAGACAATTTATTCGTACCTTGCTGTTCGTTGCtcggagagcagcagcgatggaGCCAATCTCAGTGTGCAATCCAGTAGCGAAAACAACGCCGCGGGCGCGACCTTTAGTGACGGTCGATGAACTGTAAGCGATGTTGAGTCTGTCACCAGGGCCAGTCTCATCGTCGAAGACCTGAGAAGGCTCTTTATGAACAGGAAGCGATTCTCCGGTGAGCAGGGCCTCGTCGGTCTCGAAGTTGACGGCTTCAATGAGTCTAGCAGAATGTTAGTCGAATTTCCTACTTCAATCGAAAGCATGCATCGCAAACCTGATATCTGCGGGAACCGTGTCTCCAGTCTTCAACTCGACCATGTCTCCTGGTACAATCTCGATAGTGGGAACCGTGATATTGTCACTATCGCGAATAGCACTGGCTGTTGGGGAGCTCAAGCTCTTCAAAGAAGCCATCGTCTTCTCCGCGTTGAACTC
Encoded proteins:
- a CDS encoding uncharacterized protein (MEROPS:MER0192051), whose translation is MNGDSDINSKAPINGSNGSSRQAPDPLVKVQPPRREDLQPSYAQVIKPDTEDASQHGWYGSMVNTLGSLVGTLGAIPCCIVCPNPYKPVAQGNVGLVTKFGRFARAVDPGLVKINPLSESLIQVDVKIQIVEVPKQVCMTKDNVNLTLTSVIYYRITSPHKAAFGISNLRTALVERTQTTLRHVLGARVLQDVIERREEIAQSIREIIDETATGWGAEVESMLIKDIIFSQELQDSLSMAAQSKRTGEAKVISARAEVESAKLMRQAADILSSAPAMQIRYLEAMQAMAKTANSKVIFLPAQNQTVQSQLAQADAVGEGPSSYRDYGTTNTHANSNEFAGNTQGFQNAVNARVVENM